CATAAACTGAGTGGTTTACTCTGAACAGACCATCTGCCGGTGGCTATTCCGAAATCCCTGCACTGGGAGTTATGgtgggcagggaggtgggggttgggggggggggggcgggggggagagagattgcCTCCAAGTCCCAGGTCGTCAGGTGAAGAAAATCCCATTGTGTGCGGATATAGTCATGGTTCAAACAGTTAGGAgcttgggagggagggtgggcaggagggaggggggttggtaATCGAATGTCTTTCTGTTCATATAGTTGAGATATATCACAATGGGAATCACaggagtgtgggagcaaaatgAACGGATTGGAGCCTTTAATTAACACAGGAAGAACCCACAAAAAAGGTGCTTAACATGAAGGGGATTAATGGTCCCTTTTCCCTGGGTAGATTTTAAATGCTCAAACTTCGAGGTATAGAGTTAGTCAGGAGGAAGCTGCCTCTATTCAAACTTCCAACTGAGAGTTTagcaaccccaccccccatccctcagcccccaccccacctgtcAGGCCATCTTGTGCATGTCCTGGGGTCTCGGCGTGAGAAGAAATGGAATTTTCCCCTTGGAAATCTCACTAAGGAAGCCTTGGAGAATGTGCCTTCTGGACTTCCACAGGGTTTTAACATTGGTCACAGATTGAGCAAGAGTGATCTTGGTCATAAAGGTTTCTCCAGGGCTTTAGGATAAGCTGTATTGGAGAACTTCCTGCACACGGTGTTTGAGTTTTTGCACCTGCAGCCCGGTCGCTTGACGCCGTCGTAACATCCCTGGCAGAGCCGGAGGCAACCCTTAGCCGGCAGGTAGCACCACAAGCAGGGCAAGAGGATGGAGATGAACCCCATGGCGGTCCAGCGGGCGCAGCAATGGCCCTGGCTGCAGGAGCACGGGTTGTCCGCACAGTTGTCCTCATCATCGCTGGAGCAAtgatagaagaggcccttcacacagcacacacaagtGCCATACTCCAGAGCGCTCTGGAAGGAGCAAAGACACCTCTGCTCACACAGCCAGCACGAAGGCAGAGTCCTGGGAGCCGCGCACTCGCTGCATTTACACTTTGCACATCGCTCACACCGCAGGGAGTGTTGGTTCCAGTCCTCGGCGCCAGCAGCCTTGTTAAAATCGCCTTTAAGGTCAGCTTTGGGCTGCGCCCTGATAATCCCTTGGCCAGAAGGAGAGGAGGTCAGGCTGAGCAGCAGCCTCTGCTCGGAGTTGCTGCTGCTTCTGGAGACTGAGCTGACGGTGCTGGTGGACCTGCTCAAGTGTTGCTGGACCTGTTGCTGGAGCTGTGCCGAGGAGCGCTGTTCCAGCGCGGCCCTGCTGGCCTCGGCCGTCCTCTCCCACTTGTGGGCCGAGCTGGGCGGGCTGAGCTTCGCCCTGATGATCAGGGGCCGCTCCACATAGTCGTTGTTGGCTCGGATTGTCCGAATCTGATCTATGGACAGCACCGGCCCCTGCTGCATGTCCCCGGGGTCAGGATCAACCCGCTGCCGCCCCCTGTCGTGAGCCAGTTGGAGGGAGAGCGGCGAGATGAGCGGCGCTGGCGTTTCCATCTGAATGTGGTGGCTGCAGGCCCCGGGGCTGGGTGCACATTGGTCAGACCTGGAGCAGAGAcaggacacacagagggatcagtCAGATAGAGAGCAAATAGCGAGGCACCCATTCCACGGCACCTCCTTCAGCAAGAGCTCGCCACTCGCACTCAACACCGTCCACAGACAGACcctcaaacactcactccccacagccagaccctcactccctccccagaccctcactcccataaGCCAGGCCCTCACTCCCCCAAAACCAGACCCACATTCCCCCATTCCcagacactcactccctccccagaCTCCCCATAGCCAGACCCTCATTCCCCCATAGCCAGACCCTCGTTCCCCTATAAGCtagaccctcactcccccatagccagaccctcactcccccatagccagaccctcactcccccatagtcagaccctcactcccccatagccagaccctcactcccccatagccagaccctcactcccccatagtcagaccctcactcccccatagccagaccctcactccccatagccagaccctcactccccatagccAGACCTTCACTCCCCATagccagaccctcactccccatagccagaccctcactccccatagccagaccctcactccccatagtcagaccctcactcccccatagccagaccctcactccccatagccagaccctcactccccatagccagaccctcaaacactccctcccctgcccctcactcccccatacTCCACCACCCCTAGGCAGAcctcaaacactcactccctatacCCCATCCCCAAACTCCCTCATACCCCAGCCCCTGAAACACTACTCCATAACCCAACCCCTCACTTTCCCCCATACTcaggccctcactccctcccccagcccctccctccctctccagcccctcactccctccccagcccctcactcctccccagcccctcactcactcccccataCTCCACCCTCCACATAATACCACCCCTAGCcagaccctcactctctccccagccctctctccctccccagcctctcactccctccccagtcCCTTACTCATTCCCCCATACTCCACCCCGCACACATTACCGCCCTTAGCCAGCCcctcaaacactcactccccattgccagaccctcactcactcccctgcctctcactcactcccccataCTCCTTCTGCACACAATACCACCCCTAGCCAGACCCTCAAATACTCATTCCTCATACTCACACCCTCACGCTCTCATACCCCAGCACCTCAAACACTCACTCCATAACCCAGCGcctcactctccccatatccAGACCCTCAAGCACTCATTCCTCATACccagaccctcactcactcccccataCTCAGACCTTTAAAAACTCACCCCTTCACACCCCAGCCCCTCAgtaactccccctcacaccccagtccctcagtgactccccctcacaccccagtcCCTCAGTGACTCCCTCACACCCCAGTCCCTCAGTGACTCCCCCCTCATACCCCAGCCCCTCAGtgactccccctcacaccccagacCCTCAGTGACTCCCTCATACCCCAATCCCTCAGTGACTCCCTCACACCCCAGTCCCTCAGtgactcccccctcacaccccagtccctcagtgactcccccctcacaccccagtcCCTCAGTGACTCCCTCACACCTCAGGCCCTCAGTGACTCCCCCTCATACCCCAACCCCTCAGTgactccctctcacaccccaaccccctcagTGACTCCCCCTCACACCTCAGCCCCTCAGTgactcccccctcacacctcaGCCCATCAGTGACTCCCCCTCACAGCCCAGTCCCTCAGTGACTCCCTCATACCCGAGTCCCTCAGTTACTCCCCTCACACCCCAGTCCCTCAGCGACTCCCTCATACCCCAGTCCCTCAGTTACTCCCCTCACACCTCAGCCCCTCAGtgactccccctcacaccccaggcCCTCAGTGACTCCCCTCACACCCCAGTCCCTCAATTACTCCCCTCACACCTCAGGCCCTCAGtgactccccctcacaccccaggccctcagtgactccccctcacaccccagtccctcagtgactcccccctcacaccccagtccctcagtgactcccccctcacaccccaggcCCTCAGTGACTCCCCCTCATCCCCAGTCCCTCAGTGactcccccatcccttttcctctgCTCCGCCCTTCTGCTACCTTGAGACGGAGCTTGTGAAGCATTGCttgtggactggggtgggggagcTCGGTAAAGCATTGCCTCAGGAGTGGTCGCTTTGACCACAACCCAATCAACCTCCAGCCCTTAATATTGAGCTCAACAGCCCTGCCCAGAAAGATGCCAGCCACTGCCCGAGGCAGAACCGACAAGGTTCATTTTAAATAGAAGCCCCAATGTTTAAACCAATGGTTCAACCTGATGTCTGCTAACAGTGATCACGCACAGCCCGATTTTAACCCTCACAAAGACCACAGATTGTCAGCTGTGACCTGTGAAAGGTGAAGAAAGGCTTGACATGAGCTTGGGACCGTCAAGTGGCACGGATGGTACAACTTGCGCTTATCGGGAACACTATTCCCACTCAAAGAGGGGCAAATGTGAAATGGTTTTGACATCCACTCAATGTAAATGAAGGCGGCACTGAAGGTCTTAACTTCAGCTAAAATCTGAAAAACTAGCGATTCTATCGATTCATCTTCACCCATTCCGTTTGTCTTCCCAGGAAGATTAAATGTTCCATTTTATCTCCCTTACCCCAAGTTTTGAGACAGCTAAGAGTGTGTCGTCGTCgtcgtccgccccccccccccccgcgtccccacccccaccccccccccccgtccccccattcATGCACTCGGAGCCTGTGTTCCAGTGCCTTCTCCAATCTCACTTTAAACCCAAGGCGGCTCCAAGGCAGTGAGCTGGGAACTGATATCCGACTAAATGTGCCTCTCGGGTTATCCcccaaaagaaaaaaataacatcCACCCATACCGATGAAAAATAGAATCAGGCCGGGACATTCTGGAGCAAAGTGAAAACTCAACCCAGATCACGGTCAGAAAAAATGAGAAAGACTTGTCTTCATCTAAAAAgagacattctcaccactctctattTTTCCAAAGCGAGTTGAAAGCTATAACCACAAATCAGGAGGATTTCCATACCAGATACAGGAGGTGCCGCCTGACCCGCTTGAGTGCTTCCAGCACTCCCTCCTCTCAGAGTTTATTACAGGAGATGTCAGCTTCAGGAGTCAGGCTGGAGTGAGGAGAGCAGCCGGCGGGCAGTGGGACCCGGAGAAGCAGCACTCTCTTCCCAATTGCTATTGAATGGCAGCGAGTTTGCAATTCCGGATGTGGCGAATCCGATACAGCAAGCTGGCTTGAAATGGATACTACATGCGGAAAAGTCAAATACTGTAGCAGGGCCATTAGACAGCGccatcagtcacacacacacacacacacacaaccaacgGCTCCTAGTCCCCACTAACTGGACCACATGTAGCAGAGAgggaccccccctcacccacccatccAAATCCCACCCAACTCGAGGAGCACTTAAAACATGTCCATTCATCCCCACCCCGGGCGTGGGATTAACATGTCATTTAAACGGAGGTTACAAGCTTAATCTCAAGTAAAATTGTAAATGGCAACATAGAAGTGTAAAGAATATGGACAATCAATAAATCTTATTTTAAAGCAGAAAAGCACATTTCAACCccaatgctcccccccccccccacccagccccccacgccaAGTGATAAAACATTTACCATCAGATTCAGGTGAAGATTTTGTCCCGCCAGTTGCCTCTGTTCACATGAGACATAGTCAGTAAACTTTCCAGCCTGCCTCTCGGCACTTTCCAGACTCTGTAATGGATGTGGCTGGATTGGTTTCCTCATGCAGAGTTACATTAAAATGAGGCTACTCAGGTTTTGATCGATATTAAATAttatctcctcccccccctcccccccccccccctcacaccagtAACAGTATGCTGCAGCCGGGTCTGCTTTAATGCAGTCCCTTGGTGTTGAGGGATAAGTGATCAATGATGggaaagggattttttttttctttgcaaTTGCTCGAAACGAGTTGTTAGCCCTGTAGAGAGATCCGACTGGAGTCTGGAACAAGTTAAGTGTATAAGAGAGACAATTGAATAGACACCCCGGCATGCACACATTAAAGCAGGTCAGGTTCTCAATAGTGGCTCACCTCTCGGAAGATGGGGGCTGTTCCTTTGCGATGCCGCTGGGTAGACTGTGGCAGTAACCTTGTCTGCTCTGCTTCAAGTGCAGCCACTCTGTGCGATCAATGACAAGCTCCTGGAGTGAAGGGCACCGTGTCCCTAGACTGTCAGTGGCTGGGGTGGAAAGTGGCAGAAACAGACCCTTCCCCAGTCCCGCTGCTCCGCTAGTGACTCAAGGCACGAATGCAGAGGCTAGCTTGGGGAAGAGGGAggttaggagagagagagagagagagaaccccgctcacacacacatcactcacacacactctctcccactccggGTCCACACTCTTCTCACTTGTACAGGGATTTGCCCGGTTATAGCTCATGGCTAAATGGCGTCATCCACGTGAAATCGAATAGGCCATTTGCCGTCCCAAAGCTTTCTCCGCATCCGGTCGTGGGCCATGTATTTAAAGCGAGCTTGTTCAATCACTGCATCTCTGACTGACAGAGCAAGCAACCTTTTTGTGGAGATGAAGTTTTACACctacctcccaccctccccccccccccccctctgcttggTCCGCTGGAACTGACCGGATTTGAACATGTTCTCCTGAacagatttacaccagttttcaacAGAAAAGAAACTAATTGACATTGTGTGCGATGTGTTTGAATGTATTCGAGCAAGAGGCAGAGGTTGAAAGAAAATTGATTCATTTTTTCGATCCATTCAAAGCCATTACTCGTGTTTTTAAAACTGCCATAAGCTTAGCGAGGGAGAGAGGTATGTTGCTGTTTCCTAGATTCCGAGCAGCGGCAGGCTCGCTTGTTTCACCAAGCGGCTGAGTACAAGCGGCGAGGATTCCCCACCTGTTAACACAGTGTGAATGGGACCCAAAGCCAGGCTCCTGTTTCTCTCATTCGCAAAGCGCTTTCTCTTTGACACTGAATTTGCAAACATGTTGTTGAATAAACCTTTGGAGTTTCAACTCTTATCTTAACGAGAGAGATTCGGCTGCTAATTACATCCAAGTCTTGCAATGTGTGATTTGCAAAAATGTAAAATCTCACGGGTCTGTATTGTGAGGACaagattctgtgtgtgtctgtgtgtctctgggtctgtgtgtgggtctgtgtgcgtgagtgtgtctgtgtgtatgcgagtgtctgtgtgcgtgtctcggtgtatgcatgtgtgtcgttgtgtgtgtttgtgtgtatctgaatgtgtgtctgggtgtgtgtctgcgtggatgcgagtgtgtgtgtgcgtctcttggtgtgtgtgtgtgggtctgtgtgtatgcgagtgtctgtgtgtgtctgtgtgcgtgtctctgggtgtgtgcatgtgtgtctgtgtgtgtgtctgtgtatctgtgtctgtgtgcgtgtctctgggtgtgtgcatgtgtatcggtgtgtgtgtatctgtgtgtgtatctgggtgtgtgtctctgtgggtctgtgtgtgtctgtgtgcatgcgagtgtctgtgtgcctctgggtgtgtgtctgtgtgggtctgtgtgtgcgtgtgtatgtgtgaatgcgagtgcctgtgtgtctgtgtctctgggtgtgtgtatgtgtgtctctgtgggtcttgtctgtgtgtgtgtctgtgtgtggtggtggtggcgggggaacCGGAGCCAGTATCAAGTGGTCTGATTTGCTTCTGCAGATGTCTGAATGATTGCTGTAAGAGCCTTCCTTCTTCGCTCCTAACCATTCTCTAGAATCATCTTCCAACATATGACATCAGGGTACAGAGGAGAGGCCCCAGTTCGCACTCACACTGAGTGGGAGGTCACAAGGTTAACAAAGCCTCTGAACTGCTTGTCCAACACAGAGAGGATTTGCCATGAGTTTGATTCGCTCCAACCTTCTTACAGCGTCTATACAATACAGTAAACTTTCAGCTATAGCCTCCTGACTGTAACTCACCCGAGGGCAAAGCATTGCGTTCCAAGAAACTCAAACTATCACCTGTTTGGAACAACCATCTCTTCAACTTCTCCTCTCAGTGTTTTATATAAACTGCTTTGTTAACTGGGGTGTATGCTTTATTTTTCTGAATAGGGATTATGTAACCCTTTGCCGACTAGTCCAAAGAAATTGCCGATTGAGTTGTGTTGCCTTTCATCTCGAAACACTTTTTCAGCAATAAATCACTCAATTAGTAGTGATTTATCACCGAAACATTAATCACGGGACACTGAAGCGTGCACCAAAAATAGCTTTAAATTAAAAACTTTCATTGTTCTTGTTATTGTTCTTTTAACACATCTGAACATGAAACATTCTCTGTTTCATATTCTGGAACCTTGATACCTTTGCAGAGCAAATATAACGGAGCAGACCTTAGTTGTTTTAAAGGGAACAGCGTTAGTTTCAGCCTTAGTTTTTTGTTCTATTTGTTTATGATTTCCTCATTCTGGAGGTTTTACATTTATCTGAAAACTAGTTGCAAACGGTAGCCCGGCAGACTTGGAACACTGACCCAGGTCAGccgtgtcactctctctcaaaccCGGCAGAATCTTACTTACGGGCATTCCCGGGAGCCCAGCAGCACTGAGATGAAGACTGGGGAGCTTAAATTTCAAAACATAAAAGGACAGAACCTTTATCCTGAGGAATGCAGCCCGTCACCCAATGTGTCTCAAACAGGCGCTCCCTTACACTGAAGTAGGAATGAGGATCGGGCCAGTTTGACAGCCCACCCTACTCATCAACTTCAAATTAAACCGGCTTCTTTTAATCCCCCTTCACCACAaccacctcaccctcccaccctccaaaataaaaaagaacaaagaacaggacagcacaagaacaggcccttcggccctaaaGCCTGCACCGATGACGTTTACccatctaaaccaaccgcttatatccctctatttcccgtttgttcatatgcctatgaggatgtcttaaatgtggctaacgtaccTGCTtcgaccacctcacttggcagtgaattggcaggcccccaccaccgtctgtgtaaaaaacttcccccgcatatcTCCACTGAaactccccccatccaccccccccaccccctgccccccactatcttgaacttgtgtccccttgtaattgtcatttctgccctgggaaagagcttccaACTATTCGccctatccatacctctcatcattttataaacttctatcaggtcgcccctcagccttcatttTCCCAGGGAgagcaatcccagtttattcaatttctCTTCAAGCCTCCATactagacaacatcctggtaaaccttttctgcactctctccaaagcctccatgtccttctggtagtgtggtgaccagaattggacacagtattccaaatgtagcataaccaacattttataaaaCTGtagcataatttgccaacttttatactcgatgctccgtccgatgaaggcaagcatgccatatgctttcttcaccaacttttccacctgtgctgccacgttTCAGGATCTAtggacctgtactcctagatctctgtgtgtgtctatgctccagaTTGTTctgcatttattttatagctcccacctgaattagatctaccaaaatgcattacctcgcatttgtccgggttaaattccatctgctatttctctgcccatttttccagtctatctataccctgctgtattctctgacaatcttcatcactatccgcaactccgccaatcttagtatcatcggcaaacttgctaatcaaaccagttacattttcttccaagtcatttatatatattacaactagcagaggtcccagcaccgatccctgcggaacaccactagttgcagacctccattcagaaacacatccttccaccgctaccctatgtcttttatggccaagccagttctgaataaaGAAACATCCAGCTCCCAAAATGTCACCACGTACATGCAAACCCATTAAATTTTCTTTCACCAAAATTGTGGCACATCTTGTTTGAAAAAAATGTAACTTCATATCTAACCCCATTAAAAAGCTCCATTAACTTTATGGGGTTTATTCCAtgtcacattttccaacattgatATCTGTTTTATTGTGTCATATCCTAATAGACTTTAAAAACTAACAATCGAATGCAAACATTTTGTGCACGTCAGGAATTTACAGGATTTCTAGAACATGCATTAAATGAAAATTCCAACCTGCAAATATCACAGTTGTATGCGTCTCTGGATTCTGGAATTCCAACATTCCATTTTGGGTAAGCAACATTTCATAGATAATCTCTATTGGGCAATTTCATTGTCATAGTCACTGCTAGGTGTCAATTAactgtaaagttgccatagtcccagatgaccataggctggtggtaatgatttaacctgagatcgccacacctcaggcaaggggcaaggttgagaaggcgtgccttcatgaataacctcagctagtACAGAAATCGAACTCAtgttgttggcatcgctctgtatCACGGACCAGCTTTCCAACCAAGTAAGCTAACTGACCCGAATTGAACTAAACAAAGATTAATTAGCATGAAGTCATTTTTAATTAAATATGGTTATGCCACCAGCACCTTCCATTATATTCATTCTGGGATGTAGAtgctgctggctaggccaacatttattaccctaaTCGCCATTGAAaatctggtggtgagctgccttcttgaactgctgcagttcatgtgatgtgggtacactcacagtgctgttaggagggagttccaggattttgacccagcatatatttcaaagttttattttctatgtttctattcttggggctaaagggatcaagggatatgggggaaaggtgggatcaggctattgaatttgatgatcagccatgatcaaaatgattggccgagcaggctcgaaaggccaaatggcctcctcctgcttctattttctaagtCAGGTTGGtgggtgactcggaggggaacttgcaggtggtggtgtgtcAGCTAGCCTTGTTTTTAGATGGCAGTGGccatgggtttgcaaggtgctgtccaaggagacttggtgagctcctgcactgctgctactgtgtgtcggtggtggagggagtgaatgtttgtggattgtGCGCCAGTTAAGTgggttgctttgccctggatggtgtcaagcttcttgggtgttgttggagtggcacttatccaggcaaatggagagtattccatcacactcctgacttgtgccttgtagataatggacaggctttggggaattaggaggtgagttgctcgccACAgggttcctagtctctgacctgctcttgtcatgCCACTTATGTGCCTAATCCAGCTGAGTctttgatcaatggtaaccctcaggttgTTGATAGTAGCAAAttctgtgatggtaatgccattgaatgtcaagaggtgaaGGGTAGATTCTCTATtcttggagattgtcattgcctagcacttgtgtggtgtgaatgttacttgtcacttatgagcctaagtctggatattgtccaggtcaggATGAGGTCAGGAGCTTAGTAGCCCTGGCAGAACCCTTGGGCATTATGTTGGTAATGGATACCACTGATTCATATCTTAGAATAACAGAATATCCATAGCATTTATCTACTGCTTTATAATAGCATGACCATTTATAGCATTATTCTACTGTGAAGATATACATGTTTAACAGAATTGCCTCTTTAAGCCCATGAGATCTAATCTCACCATCACAATttgagaatttgaaatcaattttcAGAGAAATATAACATTAGAAAGCTgcattcagtatctgaggattcacaaatggtgctaaacattgtgaaatCACAAGTGAACATCACTACCtcagaccttatgatggagggaagg
The nucleotide sequence above comes from Mustelus asterias chromosome 4, sMusAst1.hap1.1, whole genome shotgun sequence. Encoded proteins:
- the LOC144492378 gene encoding protein sprouty homolog 2, whose protein sequence is METPAPLISPLSLQLAHDRGRQRVDPDPGDMQQGPVLSIDQIRTIRANNDYVERPLIIRAKLSPPSSAHKWERTAEASRAALEQRSSAQLQQQVQQHLSRSTSTVSSVSRSSSNSEQRLLLSLTSSPSGQGIIRAQPKADLKGDFNKAAGAEDWNQHSLRCERCAKCKCSECAAPRTLPSCWLCEQRCLCSFQSALEYGTCVCCVKGLFYHCSSDDEDNCADNPCSCSQGHCCARWTAMGFISILLPCLWCYLPAKGCLRLCQGCYDGVKRPGCRCKNSNTVCRKFSNTAYPKALEKPL